From a region of the Candidatus Rhabdochlamydia sp. T3358 genome:
- a CDS encoding DUF6543 domain-containing protein yields MQTGQPITKENRLEKIPSAFQILAKEILKKELHKHNPILNPDKIYINIAHEEKISSETLLEALLKKSIDEEHLLVHPLAGLYSNSESVDAVDQIHGLTVKDAESIIERLTPILISTYYHQIDSFGNSGKISIPQEVLFDPTSDFLKTLVENFSLIERTYQVDSMYPNLKQTVTSYLSQKLKNLHSKDIHPDTVNVLLFKKGEESSFAFLRFTLTNFVLNYFSAWSFYSHYLSEQNIIQIKLSQDAQDIALSKIFQASDATAIKSKHEARLESFWRKNTNNYRILAKFSYLKTLLEQQNSTFKLSSAGLELALKAMGFDQESIKKLIKGTDEIALEEIPLTILETLSNPKQVEVSSFLINEQISSDILKICDPETKELLIYIPGYTPSFVEAKNENLLVHWIFHQAEVPSNLSSIASHFPHFSRMADPIKLDAFLYSDYIKQKEGPLVAPCVKDIFSFTMEKQKERIVTDLHVHEIPVPIQYTYFPVYRSTERAFFTTIAAAFEQLPYLLPNIHTVSSDLHELFPYPQQTAAEYIKKEIKNRFNLDLDPNQTFIGYFIPEKIPPSSDESPSYKMLPRTQSLTEATLSNYRMGFTVWSSSTIVFTDSSGIGKEYPLRNQLVNILPKDVEEIIQEVDLETLHKEKLNTFWNNHIDRIKFFIKHRYLQQALEEYQNKVLSEESFKVISEIAFYSLHLEEEGLPALINPNIRIESVYVASYQSTDLFIFRNTSKEQVILYLAGNAKAFFTFTNYEACICFLEENAKKDIKWRSLLTAHFSIDVQDSVLSNLKQGPYKHAKTIGFPPYPQPSDCSFTEHVHHIITTKPIEKSLFETIQKNIQERSYLDASAVITSDKELMLKRVALVLDSLGRALLVPSFAFPILNWTTLALLATESTLNLYIAKNGDTAKERYQAAKEIGTTALELLLLGAFLSFRSLKFARNKNPYEPISDETHVHIASGGRGVQTFLKKIPLSEEIFFGTTKPMQVWNIAASNSRFSYLDVKGWFLGEKFLLFTGKTNKAKHLVISSHGGYFPGSGIVKVPANAELVVLGPHGWELVDAKISSIAKKSILPYGIINENTALPTPSAFLHLPIFSNPPPDLKPIDIKILAGTTTPGHIKNYSLFKYQKFGANEESYLDIVQLVNRSRNTLPIIHEMGLDPVDVLTIRNRVGMLSPNLEDLFKSLQNHEIHYDRITLLFCRSNALLSGAHLAPRYIPPMITSV; encoded by the coding sequence ATGCAAACAGGTCAACCAATCACTAAAGAGAATAGACTAGAAAAAATTCCTAGTGCTTTTCAAATACTTGCCAAAGAAATATTAAAAAAAGAACTGCATAAACACAACCCCATATTAAACCCAGATAAAATATACATAAATATAGCACATGAAGAAAAAATATCCTCTGAAACCCTATTAGAGGCTCTTCTTAAAAAAAGCATCGATGAAGAGCATCTACTGGTTCATCCCCTAGCTGGCTTATACTCTAATTCAGAAAGTGTTGATGCAGTAGATCAAATCCACGGCTTGACAGTGAAAGATGCAGAAAGCATCATCGAGCGCTTAACTCCTATACTCATTAGCACCTATTATCACCAAATAGATAGCTTTGGGAACTCCGGTAAAATTTCTATTCCTCAAGAAGTGTTATTTGATCCCACTAGCGATTTTTTAAAAACTCTTGTGGAGAATTTCTCGTTAATAGAAAGGACCTACCAGGTAGATAGTATGTATCCTAACCTTAAGCAAACTGTGACCTCTTACCTTAGTCAAAAATTAAAAAATTTGCACAGTAAAGATATTCATCCTGATACGGTAAACGTTTTGCTTTTTAAAAAAGGAGAAGAGAGCTCTTTTGCTTTTTTACGTTTCACTTTAACAAACTTTGTCCTGAATTATTTTTCAGCATGGTCTTTCTATTCACATTATTTATCAGAGCAAAATATTATACAAATTAAATTAAGCCAAGATGCTCAAGATATAGCGCTTAGTAAGATTTTTCAGGCAAGCGATGCTACTGCTATAAAGTCTAAACACGAAGCAAGGTTAGAAAGTTTTTGGCGAAAAAATACGAATAACTACCGAATATTAGCTAAGTTTTCCTATCTTAAAACTCTTTTAGAGCAGCAAAATAGCACTTTTAAACTTTCTTCTGCAGGTCTTGAATTAGCACTTAAAGCCATGGGATTTGATCAAGAAAGCATAAAAAAGTTAATAAAAGGCACCGATGAAATAGCTCTTGAAGAAATTCCCTTAACTATTTTAGAAACTCTATCCAATCCAAAACAAGTAGAAGTATCCTCTTTTCTAATTAACGAGCAAATATCTTCTGATATTTTGAAAATTTGTGATCCAGAGACTAAAGAGTTATTAATCTATATACCTGGATATACACCTTCTTTTGTTGAGGCTAAAAATGAAAATCTTTTAGTTCATTGGATTTTTCATCAGGCAGAAGTGCCAAGTAACCTTAGTTCAATTGCCTCTCATTTCCCTCATTTCAGCAGAATGGCAGATCCTATTAAGCTAGATGCTTTTCTTTATTCAGATTATATCAAGCAAAAGGAAGGTCCATTAGTTGCTCCCTGTGTTAAAGATATCTTTTCTTTTACTATGGAAAAACAAAAAGAACGCATAGTTACAGATCTACATGTACATGAAATTCCAGTTCCTATCCAATATACCTACTTTCCTGTCTATCGATCTACAGAAAGAGCCTTTTTTACTACGATTGCAGCAGCTTTTGAGCAGCTTCCTTATTTGTTGCCCAATATCCACACTGTATCTAGTGATTTGCATGAGCTTTTTCCCTATCCTCAGCAAACAGCTGCAGAATATATAAAAAAAGAAATCAAAAATCGATTTAATCTAGATCTTGATCCAAACCAGACATTTATTGGATATTTTATCCCTGAAAAAATACCTCCTTCCTCAGACGAATCCCCTTCTTATAAAATGCTACCAAGAACGCAATCTCTAACAGAGGCTACTTTAAGCAATTATAGGATGGGTTTTACTGTTTGGAGTAGCTCAACCATTGTTTTTACAGACTCATCCGGAATAGGAAAAGAATATCCATTACGTAATCAACTAGTTAACATTTTACCCAAAGATGTGGAAGAGATCATCCAAGAAGTTGATCTAGAAACACTGCATAAGGAGAAGCTTAATACTTTTTGGAACAATCACATAGACCGAATAAAGTTCTTTATTAAGCATAGATATCTACAACAAGCTTTAGAAGAATATCAGAACAAAGTCTTGTCGGAAGAAAGCTTTAAGGTTATTTCAGAAATAGCTTTTTATTCTTTACATTTGGAAGAAGAAGGCTTACCAGCTCTTATTAACCCCAATATCCGCATAGAATCAGTTTACGTTGCTAGCTACCAATCCACAGATCTGTTTATTTTTCGCAATACAAGTAAAGAGCAAGTAATTTTATATCTAGCAGGAAATGCAAAAGCCTTTTTTACTTTTACAAATTACGAAGCATGCATTTGTTTTCTCGAAGAGAATGCTAAAAAAGATATTAAATGGCGAAGCTTGTTAACTGCTCACTTCTCTATAGATGTTCAAGATTCTGTTCTTAGCAATCTTAAACAAGGACCTTATAAGCATGCAAAAACTATAGGATTCCCGCCTTATCCACAACCCAGCGACTGCTCTTTTACAGAGCATGTACACCATATCATAACAACAAAACCTATAGAAAAAAGTCTTTTCGAAACAATCCAAAAAAATATTCAAGAGCGCTCTTACTTAGATGCAAGTGCAGTGATTACCTCTGACAAAGAACTGATGCTAAAACGCGTAGCTCTTGTCTTAGATTCTCTAGGAAGGGCTCTATTAGTACCAAGTTTTGCTTTTCCTATTTTAAACTGGACAACACTTGCTCTCTTAGCTACAGAAAGCACTCTGAATCTTTATATAGCAAAAAATGGAGATACTGCTAAAGAGCGTTATCAAGCAGCTAAAGAGATAGGAACTACTGCACTAGAGCTTCTTTTACTAGGGGCTTTTTTAAGTTTTCGTTCTTTAAAATTTGCTAGAAATAAGAATCCATATGAGCCTATTTCTGATGAAACCCATGTACATATAGCCTCCGGTGGCAGAGGTGTACAAACTTTTCTAAAGAAAATTCCCTTGTCTGAGGAAATTTTTTTTGGCACTACAAAACCTATGCAAGTTTGGAATATTGCAGCCTCTAATAGTCGTTTCAGCTACTTAGATGTTAAAGGATGGTTTCTTGGTGAGAAATTTCTCTTGTTTACTGGAAAAACAAATAAAGCCAAACACTTAGTTATATCCTCTCATGGAGGGTATTTTCCTGGAAGTGGTATCGTTAAAGTTCCTGCGAATGCAGAGCTTGTAGTTTTAGGTCCACACGGTTGGGAATTAGTAGATGCTAAGATATCAAGCATTGCTAAAAAATCCATCCTACCTTATGGAATTATTAATGAAAATACAGCTCTTCCTACACCAAGTGCATTTCTTCATCTACCTATATTTTCTAACCCCCCTCCTGATCTCAAGCCCATTGACATAAAAATATTAGCAGGAACAACTACTCCTGGTCATATTAAAAATTACTCTTTATTTAAGTATCAAAAATTTGGTGCTAATGAAGAGAGCTATCTAGATATTGTGCAACTTGTTAATCGCTCAAGAAACACACTGCCCATTATTCATGAAATGGGACTTGATCCAGTTGATGTTCTTACCATTCGCAATCGGGTAGGAATGCTTTCTCCTAATTTGGAAGATCTATTTAAATCACTGCAAAACCATGAAATTCATTATGATAGAATTACTTTATTATTTTGTCGTTCTAATGCACTATTATCTGGAGCGCATCTTGCCCCAAGATATATACCACCCATGATAACATCTGTTTAG
- a CDS encoding type I 3-dehydroquinate dehydratase has protein sequence MLFGVVTGPSIEIAEEEVFSQLKWIDAVEFRLDLFIDLDLIQLKSLLKKLPIPALFTLRRKDQRRGFTQSEKIRLQLIEKLCQLQPDFFDLEYDISPSFRKKLFLSNPKIRFIASYHNFEQFPELDPLLSSLFTPYAHFYKIAVHCTSSIEALQLLHLSKKYTNLVVIGLGEKAQFTRLLAPILGMPFSYVALKSQTAPGQLVLKDLPLYRFSTLNSATSIYALLGNPIDTSLSPIVHNAVFASQKKNALYCKIPCTKKELAECLNLIQQLPFKGLSITMPLKEKTAAITHCLQTAVNTLVIDSKITGFNTDGIGAIQALEKKTTLFKKKIVLFGAGGVAQAIAQEAIKKGAFITFINRTREKAIQLAKIYRCRGGGIELFPFHYDMIINCTPNPDCIQSEWICPNCIAMDTVYQPHWTEFLKKASLKDCKLIFGKELFINQAVYQQRLWGSSSSEEELEQVITQVINKFV, from the coding sequence TTGTTATTTGGTGTAGTTACAGGACCTAGTATAGAAATTGCAGAAGAAGAGGTCTTTTCGCAATTAAAATGGATTGATGCAGTGGAATTTCGACTTGATCTATTTATAGATTTGGATTTGATCCAGCTAAAATCCCTCTTAAAAAAATTGCCTATCCCTGCTTTGTTTACTCTAAGAAGAAAAGATCAAAGAAGAGGTTTTACTCAATCAGAAAAAATCCGTCTTCAGCTAATTGAAAAGCTCTGTCAATTACAGCCAGACTTTTTTGATCTGGAATATGATATATCACCAAGTTTTCGTAAAAAGCTCTTTTTAAGTAACCCAAAGATCCGTTTTATCGCCTCCTATCACAATTTTGAGCAGTTTCCAGAACTAGATCCATTGTTATCCTCTCTTTTTACTCCATATGCTCATTTTTATAAGATAGCAGTTCATTGCACTTCTTCCATAGAGGCGCTTCAGCTGCTTCACTTGTCCAAAAAATATACGAATCTAGTAGTTATTGGATTGGGAGAAAAAGCTCAATTCACAAGACTGCTTGCACCTATTTTGGGTATGCCCTTTAGCTATGTAGCACTTAAATCTCAAACAGCACCTGGACAACTTGTCTTAAAAGATTTACCACTTTATCGTTTTTCTACTCTGAACTCTGCAACCTCTATCTATGCACTGCTTGGAAATCCTATTGATACAAGTTTAAGTCCTATAGTTCATAATGCTGTCTTTGCTAGTCAAAAAAAAAATGCACTCTATTGTAAGATCCCTTGCACTAAAAAAGAGCTTGCCGAATGTTTAAACCTAATTCAACAACTTCCTTTTAAAGGTTTAAGCATTACCATGCCTTTAAAAGAAAAAACAGCAGCAATAACCCATTGCTTACAAACCGCCGTAAACACACTGGTTATCGATTCTAAAATAACAGGCTTTAACACTGATGGTATAGGTGCTATACAAGCGCTAGAGAAAAAAACCACGCTCTTTAAAAAAAAAATCGTCCTATTTGGTGCAGGTGGTGTGGCTCAAGCCATTGCACAAGAAGCTATAAAAAAAGGGGCTTTTATTACTTTTATCAACCGCACAAGAGAAAAAGCCATTCAACTAGCAAAAATCTATCGATGTAGGGGAGGGGGGATAGAGCTTTTTCCCTTTCATTACGATATGATCATCAATTGCACACCTAATCCTGATTGTATTCAATCAGAATGGATTTGTCCTAACTGCATAGCAATGGATACGGTTTACCAACCTCACTGGACAGAATTCTTAAAAAAGGCTTCTTTGAAAGACTGTAAGCTTATCTTTGGAAAAGAGTTATTCATTAATCAAGCGGTTTATCAGCAAAGGCTTTGGGGTTCAAGTTCTTCGGAAGAAGAACTTGAACAAGTGATTACTCAAGTCATTAATAAATTTGTCTAA